In the genome of Chryseobacterium arthrosphaerae, one region contains:
- a CDS encoding cbb3-type cytochrome c oxidase N-terminal domain-containing protein, with protein sequence MKTRTPISIYIATTIGLTIMAFEMFASDSGYFSSPFFWALILIAIILLLIMNSIGDLIENESFSRLPEEEKQKYLAEKSIPYYQKLWNSAFKKQSVTEEKDILIDHGFDGITELDNSLPKWWIGLFWFGCIFCVVYLTAFAFTDYAHPDAEYTKEAKTMLASIEEYEKNAPQIDLETAKYSADHIAEGQELFKTNCVTCHGDGGKGGIGPNLTDTHWINIKEKSLFKNVFWMLENGSPNNPTMRPFIKEGTITGRDAEKIAAYIYHINQETAPITPAQGGAAPQGEEVKWENGNE encoded by the coding sequence ATGAAAACGAGAACCCCAATTTCAATATATATCGCAACAACGATAGGCTTAACGATCATGGCCTTTGAAATGTTCGCCAGTGATTCAGGTTACTTTTCATCACCATTTTTCTGGGCACTGATCCTGATTGCCATCATCCTTCTTCTGATCATGAACTCTATAGGAGACCTGATTGAAAATGAAAGCTTCAGCCGCCTGCCGGAAGAGGAAAAACAAAAATACCTGGCAGAAAAAAGCATTCCTTATTATCAGAAACTATGGAACTCTGCTTTCAAAAAGCAGTCTGTGACAGAAGAGAAAGATATTCTTATTGACCACGGTTTCGATGGTATTACAGAGCTTGATAATTCTCTTCCGAAATGGTGGATCGGTCTGTTCTGGTTCGGATGTATATTCTGTGTGGTGTATCTGACAGCTTTTGCTTTTACAGACTATGCCCACCCGGATGCTGAGTACACCAAAGAAGCAAAGACGATGTTGGCTTCCATCGAAGAATATGAAAAAAATGCACCTCAGATCGATCTGGAAACCGCAAAATACAGCGCAGATCATATTGCAGAAGGTCAGGAACTGTTCAAAACCAATTGTGTAACCTGCCATGGAGACGGCGGAAAAGGAGGAATCGGCCCTAATCTTACCGATACCCACTGGATCAATATCAAAGAGAAAAGTCTATTTAAAAATGTATTCTGGATGCTTGAAAACGGCTCTCCGAACAATCCAACAATGAGACCTTTCATCAAAGAAGGAACCATTACAGGAAGAGATGCTGAAAAAATTGCAGCCTATATCTACCATATCAATCAGGAAACTGCTCCTATTACTCCTGCTCAGGGTGGTGCCGCACCACAGGGAGAAGAAGTAAAATGGGAAAACGGAAACGAATAA
- a CDS encoding translocation/assembly module TamB domain-containing protein, with protein MKQRINKRKLLRRIAITFISILVLLTLLILSLRLPAVQNFIKDRLIVYLEKKIKTPVSLERVYIGFPNSLVMENLYLKGQDVDTLLAVKKLDVGLNMLKLINSTADITSVDLEGARANVVRKPDGKFNFDYIIDAFATSDKEESPSKPFIISLDKINLKDIGVTFNDQQSKNDIQLYFRSFDTRVKKFDLNKNTYAVNDINLDGLKLKLKQDIVEEVSKKVEKKVDSLNEKKPMNIGLRGIKLTNFDIDYGDDNTKTFAKVLFKELSTKVNKLDLENNTYHIANVFLSGADINANLYLPAQNANPKKTSEPEVSKASDQDKAMKLLLGKLVLNDVKATYNNTAIAPTKQGMDFNHLNFSKMNVEVRSFKMENNTFAGTVNSAEIREARGLDIQKFNTDFVYAEKEAYLKDLYLQTPKTLLRNEVILNYNSIDQLSSNPGAVKISANIKDSKIGFSDILNLVPTLRNTVPFNKYPNTILNVNANVKGSVNDLLIQDLKVSGLDQLRVLASGKVKNAMNPDQLYYDLRIGEFSSEAKTIFNLVPKNTIPSNISLPSHFSIKGNAKGTTKLVNADLNLYSTLGNAAVIANVDMRRKNHELYDVKANLQGVQVGKIIQNKDIGPITAQITAKGESFDFKKANADLKGHVASAVYKGYRYQNMNLTGKINKGAYHVVLDSKDPNASLLLTASGVYNEKNPTVKVNGEVIKLDVNKLGFYEKPMIIAGKIDGDFTSLDPNNLNGYLNLKNFAFSDTKEVYPVQEVNLKASSDTDSTQIILNSQVADLELKGKYKLTQIFGALTQTVNQYYQFQKPDKSQKIDPGQHFAFTAKIKNDDIIRKFVPDLKSFETINLTGNYDADSQKIEIDGQIPQLLYGENTIEKGVLKVTNENQALQYSLNVASLKSSSFSISKIDINGDVADNTINYNVTTKDDKDATRFLIAGNAKSLNDITEISLNPNGLKLNYADWNVAENNKIQISSKGVLADNFTLTNGGSQISVQSENQSPNSPLNISLKDFKIETITELIKKDTILARGTINGTAQLRDVMKDMTFTSDLNISDLIVYGSPVGNLAVKVNNSSPKVLNADIALSGNNNDVKILGDYNTASSTFDLNMAINQLQMKSIQGFSMNAITNTEGYLSGNLKITGTSDKPNILGKVKFNDAGLEIAKTGSDFRKLNDEIDFTSRGIEFNKFKINDKDGNALVVDGQVLTQTYRDFAFNLNVNAKDFKVVNSEKSNDAMMYGILAIDAGLRIRGNLDLPKVDGRLSVADNTDFTFVLPQSSPTLQERDGIVEFVDQDQVVLNKTVKADSLNAQSRIKGMDVSVNIEVSKEAKLSLIIDKANGDFVQLQGEAELTGGIDPSGKTTLVGVYEVEKGSYDLTVSFLKRKFDIQKGSTITWTGEPTMAIMDITAVYKTEAPPIDLVEQQVSGQSASEMNQYKQRIPFNTLLKMKGELLKPQLSFDITTEEKNNSISTNVKDVIDQKLAQLRTQESEMNKQVFALLLLNRFIGENPFESGAGMSAETMARQSVSKILSQQLNNLASGLIKGVDLNFGLDSSEDYSTGQKNTRTDLNVDISKKLLNDRLKVTVGSNFGLEGQARQNENMTNIAGNVSVDYSLSKDGRYMLRAYRKDEYQVALQGQIIETGVGFIITLDYDKFREIFQKSKEKKPKKNQNNQVVEFK; from the coding sequence TTGAAACAACGAATCAACAAAAGAAAACTTTTAAGGCGTATTGCAATAACCTTTATTTCAATATTGGTTCTTCTTACCCTGTTGATATTAAGCTTAAGACTTCCCGCCGTTCAGAACTTCATCAAAGACCGGCTTATTGTCTATCTTGAAAAAAAGATCAAGACTCCGGTAAGCCTTGAAAGAGTTTACATCGGATTTCCCAACAGCCTTGTGATGGAAAACCTTTACCTCAAAGGACAGGATGTAGATACTCTTTTAGCCGTTAAAAAGCTGGATGTAGGTTTAAATATGCTGAAGCTTATCAACTCTACGGCAGATATTACATCTGTAGATCTGGAAGGTGCAAGAGCCAATGTAGTACGGAAACCGGATGGCAAGTTCAATTTCGACTATATCATCGATGCTTTTGCGACCAGTGATAAAGAAGAAAGCCCCTCCAAGCCTTTCATTATTTCCCTTGATAAGATTAATTTAAAAGATATAGGCGTTACTTTCAACGACCAGCAGTCAAAGAATGATATTCAACTCTATTTCAGATCTTTTGATACAAGAGTAAAAAAATTCGATCTCAATAAAAATACGTATGCAGTCAATGATATTAATCTGGATGGATTAAAATTAAAGCTGAAACAGGATATCGTAGAGGAAGTCTCTAAAAAGGTTGAGAAAAAAGTAGATTCCCTCAATGAAAAGAAACCGATGAATATTGGGTTGAGAGGCATCAAACTGACCAACTTCGACATCGATTACGGAGATGACAATACAAAAACATTTGCTAAGGTTCTATTCAAGGAATTAAGTACAAAGGTCAATAAACTTGATCTTGAAAACAATACCTATCATATTGCCAACGTCTTCCTTTCCGGAGCAGATATCAATGCCAATCTTTATCTTCCTGCCCAGAATGCCAATCCGAAAAAGACCAGTGAACCTGAAGTTTCAAAAGCTTCGGATCAGGATAAGGCTATGAAGCTGCTTTTAGGCAAACTGGTTCTTAATGATGTAAAGGCTACTTATAACAATACGGCTATTGCTCCCACCAAACAGGGAATGGACTTCAACCATCTGAATTTCTCAAAAATGAATGTGGAAGTGAGAAGTTTTAAAATGGAGAACAACACTTTTGCAGGAACGGTGAATTCAGCTGAGATCCGGGAAGCTAGAGGTCTCGATATTCAGAAGTTCAATACAGATTTTGTGTATGCAGAAAAGGAAGCTTATCTCAAGGATCTTTATCTTCAGACCCCGAAAACTTTACTGCGTAATGAAGTTATTTTAAATTACAACTCCATAGATCAGCTGAGCTCCAATCCCGGAGCGGTAAAGATTTCAGCCAATATTAAAGATTCCAAAATCGGTTTTTCTGATATTCTGAATCTCGTACCGACTTTAAGAAATACGGTTCCGTTCAACAAATATCCGAATACTATTCTTAATGTCAACGCCAATGTAAAAGGCAGTGTGAATGATCTGCTCATTCAGGATCTTAAAGTATCAGGTCTGGATCAGCTCAGAGTACTCGCTTCAGGGAAGGTTAAAAATGCGATGAATCCTGATCAGCTGTATTATGATCTGAGAATCGGGGAATTTTCTTCCGAGGCTAAGACGATTTTTAACCTTGTTCCGAAAAACACCATCCCATCCAATATTTCACTTCCTTCCCATTTCAGCATTAAAGGAAATGCAAAGGGAACTACCAAATTGGTGAATGCTGACCTCAACCTCTACTCCACTCTTGGTAATGCAGCTGTTATTGCCAACGTTGATATGCGCAGAAAAAATCATGAATTATATGATGTGAAGGCCAATCTTCAGGGGGTACAGGTAGGAAAAATTATCCAGAATAAAGATATCGGTCCCATTACGGCGCAAATTACTGCCAAAGGAGAAAGTTTTGATTTTAAAAAGGCCAATGCAGACTTAAAAGGCCATGTAGCTTCTGCCGTATACAAAGGATACCGCTACCAGAATATGAATTTAACAGGTAAGATCAATAAAGGTGCTTACCATGTGGTTTTGGATTCAAAAGATCCGAATGCCAGTTTACTGCTTACCGCATCAGGAGTTTATAATGAAAAGAATCCGACCGTAAAGGTAAACGGAGAAGTCATCAAACTGGATGTCAACAAGCTTGGTTTCTATGAAAAACCAATGATCATTGCCGGAAAAATAGATGGTGATTTTACAAGTCTTGATCCGAATAATCTGAACGGCTATTTAAACCTGAAAAATTTTGCATTTTCTGATACCAAAGAGGTTTATCCGGTACAGGAAGTTAACCTTAAAGCTTCATCTGACACAGATTCTACACAGATTATTTTGAATTCTCAGGTCGCTGATCTGGAATTGAAAGGAAAATATAAACTTACCCAGATTTTTGGAGCTTTAACGCAGACTGTCAACCAGTATTATCAGTTCCAGAAGCCGGATAAGAGCCAGAAAATTGATCCGGGGCAGCATTTTGCCTTTACAGCGAAGATCAAAAATGATGATATTATCAGGAAATTTGTTCCTGATCTGAAAAGCTTTGAAACGATTAATTTAACAGGAAACTATGATGCCGATTCTCAGAAAATTGAAATCGACGGGCAGATTCCTCAATTGCTGTATGGTGAAAATACAATTGAAAAAGGAGTTTTAAAGGTGACCAATGAAAACCAGGCATTGCAGTACAGCCTGAATGTAGCTTCTTTAAAAAGTTCAAGTTTTTCGATCAGCAAGATTGATATTAACGGAGATGTTGCAGATAATACGATCAACTATAATGTCACCACCAAGGATGATAAAGATGCCACCCGCTTCCTGATTGCCGGAAATGCAAAATCCCTTAATGATATTACTGAAATTTCCCTGAACCCCAACGGTCTCAAACTGAACTATGCAGACTGGAATGTTGCGGAAAACAATAAAATACAGATCAGCAGCAAAGGCGTTCTGGCAGATAACTTCACTTTAACAAATGGAGGCAGCCAGATTTCGGTTCAGTCAGAAAACCAGAGTCCGAATAGTCCTTTGAACATTTCACTGAAAGATTTTAAAATTGAAACCATTACAGAGCTTATTAAAAAAGACACGATACTTGCAAGAGGTACAATCAACGGAACGGCCCAGCTGAGGGATGTGATGAAGGATATGACCTTCACTTCGGATCTGAACATTTCGGATCTGATTGTATACGGAAGTCCGGTAGGAAATCTTGCTGTAAAGGTCAACAATTCTTCACCTAAAGTTTTAAATGCCGACATTGCCCTTTCCGGAAATAATAATGATGTAAAAATCCTTGGGGATTATAATACCGCTTCAAGCACCTTCGACCTGAATATGGCCATCAACCAGCTTCAGATGAAGAGTATTCAAGGGTTTTCGATGAATGCGATTACCAATACGGAAGGTTATCTCTCCGGAAACCTTAAGATTACCGGAACTTCTGATAAGCCGAATATTTTAGGAAAAGTAAAATTCAATGATGCCGGTCTGGAAATTGCCAAAACAGGAAGTGATTTCAGAAAGCTTAATGATGAGATTGATTTTACCAGCCGCGGTATTGAATTCAATAAGTTTAAAATCAATGATAAGGACGGGAATGCTCTTGTTGTAGACGGGCAGGTTCTCACGCAGACCTACAGGGACTTCGCATTTAATCTGAATGTAAATGCCAAAGACTTCAAAGTGGTAAATTCGGAGAAATCCAATGATGCGATGATGTATGGTATTCTGGCTATTGATGCAGGACTTCGTATCCGTGGAAATCTGGATTTACCAAAAGTAGACGGAAGACTGAGTGTTGCAGATAATACAGACTTCACATTTGTTCTTCCTCAATCCAGCCCAACCTTACAGGAAAGAGACGGCATTGTAGAATTCGTTGACCAGGATCAGGTTGTTTTAAATAAAACCGTAAAAGCAGACTCTCTTAATGCACAAAGCCGCATCAAAGGGATGGATGTAAGTGTGAATATTGAAGTAAGTAAAGAAGCCAAGCTGTCACTGATCATCGATAAGGCCAATGGAGATTTTGTACAGCTCCAGGGAGAAGCGGAACTGACAGGAGGAATAGATCCTTCAGGAAAAACCACTCTGGTAGGAGTTTACGAAGTAGAAAAAGGGAGTTATGATCTTACGGTAAGCTTCCTGAAACGTAAATTTGATATCCAGAAAGGAAGTACAATCACCTGGACCGGAGAACCTACCATGGCCATCATGGATATTACCGCTGTGTATAAAACCGAAGCTCCTCCTATTGATCTTGTGGAGCAGCAGGTCAGCGGGCAGAGTGCATCCGAAATGAACCAGTATAAGCAGAGGATCCCTTTTAATACTTTACTGAAAATGAAAGGTGAACTGTTGAAACCTCAGCTTAGTTTCGATATTACCACAGAGGAAAAGAATAATTCTATTTCTACCAATGTGAAAGATGTGATCGATCAGAAGCTTGCTCAGCTCAGAACACAGGAGTCTGAAATGAATAAGCAGGTATTTGCTTTACTTCTTCTGAACCGCTTCATCGGAGAAAATCCGTTTGAAAGCGGCGCCGGAATGTCTGCAGAAACAATGGCAAGACAGAGTGTAAGTAAAATCCTGTCCCAACAGCTGAATAATCTTGCTTCAGGACTGATCAAAGGGGTTGACCTTAATTTCGGTCTTGATTCTTCGGAAGATTATTCTACCGGACAGAAAAATACCAGAACAGACCTGAATGTGGATATCAGTAAAAAACTGTTGAATGACCGCCTGAAAGTAACTGTAGGAAGTAATTTCGGACTGGAAGGCCAGGCCCGCCAGAATGAAAATATGACCAATATTGCCGGCAACGTTTCTGTAGATTACAGTCTTTCAAAAGACGGAAGATATATGCTGCGTGCTTACCGTAAAGATGAATATCAGGTAGCTCTTCAGGGGCAGATCATCGAAACAGGAGTCGGGTTTATCATCACCCTGGATTATGACAAGTTCCGGGAGATTTTCCAGAAGTCTAAAGAGAAAAAGCCTAAAAAAAATCAAAATAACCAAGTGGTAGAATTTAAATAA